One region of Thunnus albacares chromosome 20, fThuAlb1.1, whole genome shotgun sequence genomic DNA includes:
- the top2a gene encoding DNA topoisomerase 2-alpha, translating to MAEPLKDNFFDNKPLEKTKKNPKRLSVERIYQKKTQLEHILLRPDSYIGSVEPVTQQMWVYDQDVGLNCRDVTFVPGLYKIFDEILVNAADNKQRDKSMSYIKVNIDVENNTISVWNNGKGIPVVEHKVEKVFVPALIFGQLLTSSNYDDDEKKVTGGRNGYGAKLCNIFSTKFTVETACKESKKSFKQTWYDNMGRAGDANIRSFDGEEFTCITFRPDLAKFKMSILDKDIVALMTRRAYDIAGSSKGVRVLFNGTKLPISGFRNYVDMYVKDKVDELGDKLTVIHEVINERWEVCLTMSEKGFQQVSFVNSIATTKGGRHVDYVADQVVGKLIDVVKKKNKAGVTVKPFQVKNHMWLFVNCLIENPTFDSQTKENMTLQQKSFGSTCHLSDKFIKQATSCGIVESIMNWVKFKAQSQLNKKCSAVKHTKIKGVPKLDDANDAGGKNSIGCTLILTEGDSAKTLAVSGLGVVGRDRYGVFPLRGKMLNVREASHKQIMENAEINNIIKIIGLQYKKNYSDPDSLKSLRYGKIMIMTDQDQDGSHIKGLLINFIHHNWPSLLRHNFLEEFITPIIKVSHKKTQLSFYSIPEFNAWKESQSNHKSWKIKYYKGLGTSTSQEAKEYFSDMQRHRIPFKYSGPEDDEAITLAFSKKKVEERKEWLTKFMINRRQRKEHNLPEEYLYGQSTKSLSYNDFVNKELVLFSNSDNERSIPCLVDGLKPGQRKVLFCCFKRNDKREVKVAQLAGSVAEMSAYHHGEVSLMMTIIGLAQNFVGSNNLNLLQPLGQFGTRLHGGKDYASPRYIFTMLSPLARLLFPSVDDNLLKYNYDDNQRVEPEWYMPIIPTVLVNGTDGIGTGWASKMPNFDIREIVSNIHRMLNGEEPLPMLPNYKGFRGTIDQLFDNHYLNCGEVAIINSTTIEISELPVKTWTQTYKENVLEPMLNGTEKVPPLITDYKEYHTDSTVRFVVKMTEEKLREAEAAGLHKVFKLQNPFTCNSMVLFDHVGSLKKYESVQDVLKDFFELRMKYYGLRKDWLAGMLGAESAKLSNQARFILEKIQGILVIENKPKKELIRMLEEMGYDSDPVKAWKQAQEKNEEMEDEEEEEAEENTSGPDYNYLLSMPMWFLTKEKKEELCKQRDAKLTELNTLKKKSPSDLWKEDLAAFSEELERVEAKEKEDASMPVGKGAGKGKKLKVKQETLPTPQGRRVIPRITSTMKAEANKKAVLKKGEGRGGKKIKTEDVVMKMEFGEDGENAEPNEMMSLAARLSKKTKTQTKEKVSKTGKQTTLQFKAVAKKPKKNPWSDDESDILSNSLSDSEMETEEVAAPRVKVERKTKASVKYSMSDSEDEFDDWGKKDAPKRKAVISDDDTSFAPEPSAMADSDVDSLAPSPKAPEPTKKVTKSKSTVKQAESKSSSQSDEPAPAPKAPAQRKTKATAPKKPAAAKKPAASKKKAADVKQPSILEALSKPKPSSNSTAKKDPSFTSSDSEGEIKAPAAKAKAKPVLKRKQVTSDDSDSSSDNLMSRLKAKTTAGSKKTKKWEEDDSFQISEEESAAPAAAAPRDKPSRARKPVTYTLDSDSD from the exons atggCTGAACCACTGAAG GACAACTTCTTTGACAACAAGCCGctagaaaagacaaagaaaaacccGAAGCGGCTGTCAGTGGAGAGGATCTATCAGAAGAAGACTCAATTGGAGCACATTTTGCTCCGACCAGACTCCTACATTGGCTCTGTAGAGCCCGTCACCCAG CAAATGTGGGTGTATGATCAGGATGTTGGATTGAACTGCCGTGATGTGACATTTGTGCCTGGGCTTTACAAGATCTTTGATGAGATCCTTG TAAATGCAGCTGACAATAAGCAGAGGGATAAGAGCATGTCCTACATCAAAGTCAACATTGATGT tgAAAACAATACCATTAGTGTATGGAATAATGGCAAAGGTATTCCTGTGGTGGAGCACAAGGTGGAGAAAGTCTTTGTGCCTGCTCTCATCTTCGGACAGCTCCTCACCTCCAGTAACTATGATGATGACGAGAAGAAAGTCACTG GTGGACGTAATGGATATGGTGCTAAGCTTTGCAACATCTTTAGCACAAAGTTCACTGTAGAGACTGCCTGCAAAGAGTCAAAGAAGTCCTTCAAGCAG ACTTGGTATGACAACATGGGCAGGGCTGGAGATGCTAATATCAGATCATTTGACGGAGAGGAATTCACTTGCATCACCTTCCGGCCAGATCTGGCCAAGTTTAAAATGAGCATCCTGGACAAAGACATTGTGGCTCTGATGACTAGGAGGGCATATGACATCGCCGGATCCAGCAAGGGTGTCCGTGTGTTGTTCAACGGCACAAAGCTACCA ATTTCAGGTTTTCGTAACTACGTGGACATGTATGTGAAGGACAAGGTGGATGAGCTGGGTGATAAACTCACCGTGATTCATGAGGTTATCAATGAACGCTGGGAGGTCTGCCTCACCATGAGCGAGAAAGGTTTCCAGCAAGTCAGCTTTGTCAACAGTATTGCCACAACCAAG GGCGGGAGGCATGTTGACTATGTGGCCGACCAGGTGGTTGGGAAGCTCATTGAtgtggtgaagaagaagaacaaagcTGGGGTGACTGTCAAGCCTTTCCAG GTGAAGAACCACATGTGGCTCTTTGTCAACTGCCTGATTGAAAACCCCACCTTTGACTCTCAGACCAAAGAGAACATGACTCTGCAACAGAAGAgctttgggtccacttgtcaTCTCAGTGACAAGTTCATTAAACAG GCCACCTCCTGTGGAATTGTGGAAAGTATCATGAACTGGGTGAAGTTCAAGGCTCAATCCCAGCTCAACAAGAAATGCTCagctgtcaaacacacaaaaatcaaaGGGGTGCCTAAACTGGATGATGCCAATGATGCAG GTGGGAAGAACTCCATAGGCTGCACACTCATCCTTACTGAAGGAGACTCAGCCAAGACACTGGCTGTGTCTGGGCTGGGTGTGGTCGGCAGGGACCGCTATGGCGTCTTTCCTCTTAGAGGAAAAATGCTCAATGTGCGGGAGGCCTCACACAAACAG ATTATGGAGAACGCTGAGATCAAcaacatcattaaaatcatCGGCCTCCAGTACAAGAAGAACTACAGCGATCCAGATTCCCTCAAGTCCCTGCGTTATGGCAAGATCATGATCATGACAGATCAG GATCAAGATGGCTCCCACATTAAGGGCTTGCTGATCAACTTCATCCACCATAACTGGCCATCATTGCTGCGCCACAACTTCCTGGAAGAGTTCATCACCCCCATCATCAAG GTATCgcacaagaaaacacagctgTCTTTCTACAGTATCCCAGAGTTCAATGCATGGAAGGAGAGCCAGTCCAACCACAAGTCTTGGAAAATCAAATACTACAAAG GTTTGGGTACCAGCACATCGCAGGAAGCCAAGGAGTATTTCTCTGATATGCAGAGACACCGTATTCCATTCAAGTACTCCGGACCTGAAGACGATGAAGCTATCACCCTT GCCTTTAGCAAGAAGAAAGTGGAAGAGCGGAAAGAGTGGCTCACCAAGTTCATGATTAACAGGCGCCAACGCAAGGAGCACAACCTGCCAGAG GAGTACCTATATGGTCAGTCCACCAAATCCCTGTCCTACAATGACTTTGTCAACAAGGAGCTGGTACTTTTCTCCAACTCTGACAATGAAAGGTCAATTCCCTGCCTGGTTGATG gtctGAAGCCAGGCCAGAGGAAGGTGCTGTTCTGTTGCTTCAAGAGAAATGACAAGCGGGAGGTGAAGGTGGCCCAGTTGGCTGGCTCAGTGGCTGAGATGTCAGCCTACCACCATGGAGAG gtcTCTCTGATGATGACCATTATTGGTTTGGCCCAGAACTTTGTGGGAAGCAACAACTTGAACCTGTTGCAGCCTCTGGGTCAGTTTGGAACCAGGTTGCATGGTGGCAAGGACTATGCCAGCCCTCGATACATTTTCACCATGCTTAG CCCTCTGGCCCGCCTTCTTTTCCCATCTGTGGATGACAACCTGCTCAAGTACAACTATGATGACAACCAGCGTGTAGAGCCAGAATGGTACATGCCCATCATCCCCACTGTGCTGGTGAATGGTACTGATGGTATTGGCACAGGCTGGGCCAGCAAGATGCCCAACTTTGACATCCGAGAGATCGTCAGCAACATCCACCGTATGCTCAACGGAGAGGAGCCCCTACCTATG CTTCCAAACTACAAAGGCTTCAGAGGCACAATTGACCAGTTGTTTGACAACCATTACTTGAACTGTGGAGAAGTGGCCATCATCAATTCTACCACCATTGAGATCTCTGAATTGCCTGTAAAAACCTGGACACAG ACCTACAAGGAGAATGTTCTGGAGCCTATGTTGAATGGCACAGAGAAGGTCCCTCCTCTGATCACTGACTACAAGGAATACCACACCGACAGCACTGTGCGCTTTGTGGTCAAGATGACTGAGGAGAAGCTGAGGGAGGCAGAAGCTGCTGGCCTCCATAAAGTCTTCAAGCTGCAGAACCCTTTCACCTGTAATTCTATG GTTCTGTTTGACCATGTGGGCAGCCTTAAGAAGTATGAGTCGGTGCAGGATGTTCTCAAGGACTTCTTTGAGCTGAGGATGAAGTACTATGGGCTGAGAAAAGACTGGTTGGCCGGCATGCTCGGGGCAGAGAGTGCTAAGCTCTCCAACCAGGCCCGCTTCATCCTGGAGAAAATCCAGGGCATCTTGGTCATTG AGAACAAGCCAAAGAAGGAGCTGATCCGCATGCTGGAGGAGATGGGCTATGACTCTGACCCGGTCAAGGCTTGGAAACAGGCTCAAGAGAAG AATGAGGAgatggaggatgaagaggaggaagaagcagaagagaaCACCAGTGGGCCAGACTACAATTACCTGCTGAGCATGCCCATGTGGTTCCTGAccaaggagaagaaagaggagctGTGCAAACAGAGGGATGCAAAG TTGACAGAGCTGAACACCCTGAAGAAGAAGAGTCCATCTGACCTGTGGAAGGAAGACCTCGCTGCTTTCTCTGAGGAACTGGAG CGCGTTGAGGCAAAAGAAAAGGAGGATGCCAGTATGCCTGTTGGAAAGGGGGCTGGAAAAGGCAAAAAGCTGAAGGTGAAGCAAGAGACTCTGCCCACGCCGCAGGGTCGCCGTGTTATCCCGCGCATCACCAGCACCATGAAAGCTGAGGCTAACAAGAAGGCGGTCCTTAAGAAAGGAGAAGGCAGGGGGGGCAAAAAAATTAAG ACAGAAGATGTAGTCATGAAGATGGAGTTtggagaagatggagagaaCGCAGAGCCAAACGAGATGATGAGCTTGGCTGCTCGACtgagcaagaaaacaaaaacccagaCAAAGGAAAAAG TATCAAAGACCGGCAAGCAGACCACCCTTCAATTCAAGGCTGTTGCCAAGAAGCCCAAGAAGAATCCGTGGTCAGATGACGAGTCTGACATTCTGTCCAACAGTCTGTCTGACAGTGAAATggagacagaggaagttgctgcCCCTAGAGTGAAGGTTGAACGCAAAACCAAAG CTTCTGTGAAGTACAGTATGTCTGACAGTGAAGATGAGTTTGATGACTGGGGGAAGAAGGACGCTCCAAAACGGAAAGCTGTTATCAGTGATGATGACACCAGCTTTGCCCCGGAGCCCAGCGCCATGGCTGACAGCGATGTGGACTCTCTAGCCCCATCTCCCAAAGCTCCAGAGCCAAC GAAGAAGGTGACAAAGAGCAAATCAACAGTGAAACAAGCTGAAAGCAAATCAAGCT CTCAGTCTGATGAGCCAGCGCCTGCACCAAAGGCTCCAGCTCAACGTAAAACCAAAGCAACCGCACCCAAGAAACCTGCCGCTGCCAAGAAACCAGCGGCATCCAAGAAGAAGGCTGCAG ATGTTAAGCAGCCGTCCATCCTTGAAGCTCTTTCTAAGCCCAAACCTTCATCCAACTCTACTGCCAAGAAGGACCCTTCATTTACCTCTAGTGACTCAGAGGGTGAAATTAAAGCTCCAGCTGCAAAGGCAAAAGCAAAGCCTGTTCTCAAACGGAAACAGGTCACCAGCGATGACTCCGACAGCAGCTCAGACAACCTCATGTCACGCCTCAAGGCCAAAACAACTGCAGGCAGCAAG AAAACCAAGAAGTGGGAGGAGGACGACAGCTTCCAGATTTCAGAGGAGGAAtcagcagctcctgcagctgctgcaccgCGGGACAAGCCCTCTCGTGCCAGGAAACCTGTAACCTACACCCTGGATTCAGACTCAGACTAA
- the LOC122971392 gene encoding gap junction delta-3 protein-like: MGEWGFLGTVFEGLQAHSPMLGRFWLLLMLVFRILILGTVASDLFEDEQEEFACNTLQPGCKQVCYDMAFPISQYRFWVFHIVLIATPSMLFLMYAMHHNNKRSNRPKNSQLSSQDYRETLNLRRLYIINVAFRIVAEIGFLVGQWLLYGFKVEAQFPCSRFPCPYTVDCFTSRPAEKTVFLYFYFGVGVLAAFSSCAELFYGSAKWFCCGKDRYTPERSCVCQNLHNFKHEEAEGEEKQQEKTGSESAPSSVRLKGGSLRNSTGRKVSSIGGKYRNGKYVSSRTLMV; the protein is encoded by the coding sequence ATGGGTGAATGGGGCTTCCTCGGTACGGTCTTTGAAGGCCTCCAGGCTCACTCGCCGATGCTTGGTCGTTTCTGGCTCCTGCTCATGCTTGTCTTTAGGATACTGATCCTGGGTACCGTGGCCAGTGACCTGTTTGAGGATGAGCAAGAAGAGTTTGCCTGCAACACACTCCAGCCGGGCTGCAAACAGGTGTGCTACGACATGGCCTTCCCGATCTCCCAGTACCGATTCTGGGTGTTTCACATCGTCCTCATCGCAACACCTTCCATGCTTTTCCTCATGTATGCCATGCACCACAACAACAAGAGGAGCAACCGCCCCAAAAACAGCCAACTTAGCAGCCAGGACTACAGAGAGACCCTTAATTTAAGGAGGCTGTACATTATCAACGTGGCCTTCCGTATAGTTGCAGAAATTGGCTTTCTAGTGGGCCAGTGGTTGCTGTACGGCTTCAAGGTGGAGGCCCAGTTCCCTTGTAGCCGCTTTCCTTGCCCTTACACAGTGGACTGCTTCACCTCACgtcctgcagagaaaacagtctTTCTCTACTTCTACTTCGGTGTAGGGGTTTTGGCGGCATTCTCCAGCTGCGCAGAGCTTTTCTACGGCTCCGCAAAGTGGTTTTGTTGTGGCAAGGACCGCTACACACCGGAACGCTCCTGTGTCTGCCAGAACCTCCACAACTTCAAGCAtgaagaggcagagggagaggagaaacagcAAGAAAAGACAGGGTCAGAGAGTGCACCCAGCAGTGTGAGACTGAAGGGAGGATCGCTGAGGAACAGCACCGGTAGGAAGGTCTCCAGCATTGGTGGGAAGTACAGGAACGGCAAATATGTGAGCAGCAGGACACTCATGGTGTGA